The Streptomyces sp. NBC_00344 genome includes a window with the following:
- a CDS encoding FKBP-type peptidyl-prolyl cis-trans isomerase, protein MRRRFAALLIVPALVLTACGGGGSKKDDTAASPSPSQSAPAPVPKPVDSASPLPSVKGETGKKAAITIPKQDPSGKFVVHPLSEGSGAVVKKDDLVMASFTGKVWKSGKDLGSSYDKGGAPQLITAGSKTIIPAFADGVVGQKIGSRVLVVAPPAAAFGSAGQKQLGVTGKDTLVFTLDIQKVIPKRAHGTQAAIPSNLPQVKADKDAAATISVPKNDPPKTLTDKVLIQGDGATVKKGQTVYMQYSGAAWKLNQGKPTATLFDTSWKSGAPFATAIGAGQVIPGWDQGLVGKKVGSRVLLVIPPKLAYGSKAQGATLPANSTLVFVVDILAAV, encoded by the coding sequence GTGCGACGCCGTTTTGCAGCCTTGCTCATCGTGCCGGCCCTGGTACTGACCGCTTGTGGAGGTGGGGGCTCGAAGAAGGACGACACGGCCGCCTCTCCGTCCCCCAGCCAGTCCGCGCCGGCGCCGGTGCCCAAGCCTGTCGACTCTGCGTCTCCGCTTCCCAGCGTCAAGGGGGAGACGGGCAAGAAGGCCGCCATCACCATTCCCAAGCAGGACCCGAGCGGCAAGTTCGTCGTCCACCCGCTCTCCGAGGGCAGCGGCGCCGTCGTCAAGAAGGACGACCTGGTGATGGCCAGCTTCACCGGAAAGGTCTGGAAGAGCGGCAAGGACCTCGGCAGCTCGTACGACAAGGGCGGCGCCCCCCAGCTCATCACCGCCGGTTCGAAGACCATCATCCCGGCGTTCGCCGACGGCGTCGTCGGCCAGAAGATCGGCAGCCGTGTGCTGGTCGTCGCCCCGCCGGCCGCCGCGTTCGGCAGCGCGGGCCAGAAGCAGCTCGGGGTCACCGGCAAGGACACCCTGGTCTTCACCCTCGACATCCAGAAAGTGATCCCCAAGAGGGCCCACGGCACCCAGGCCGCCATCCCGTCCAACCTGCCCCAGGTGAAGGCGGACAAGGACGCGGCCGCCACCATCTCGGTGCCGAAGAACGACCCGCCGAAGACGCTCACCGACAAGGTGCTGATCCAGGGCGACGGCGCGACGGTCAAGAAGGGCCAGACCGTCTACATGCAGTACAGCGGCGCCGCCTGGAAGCTCAACCAGGGCAAGCCGACCGCCACCCTGTTCGACACGTCGTGGAAGTCCGGCGCGCCGTTCGCCACCGCCATCGGTGCGGGTCAGGTCATTCCGGGCTGGGACCAGGGCCTGGTCGGCAAGAAGGTCGGCAGCCGTGTGCTGCTGGTCATTCCCCCGAAGCTGGCCTACGGCAGCAAGGCCCAGGGCGCGACCCTGCCGGCCAACTCGACGCTCGTCTTCGTCGTCGACATCCTGGCGGCAGTGTAA
- the prcB gene encoding proteasome subunit beta encodes MEANPRSTGRLPAAFLTPGSSSFMDFLSDHSPEILPGKRALPPVQGAFEAPHGTTIVAATFPGGVVLAGDRRATMGNMIAQRDIEKVFPADEYSAVGIAGTAGLAVEMVKLFQLELEHFEKVEGTTLSLEGKANRLSTMIRGNLSMAMQGLAVVPLFAGYDVDREKGRIFSYDVTGGRSEEAGYASTGSGSIFARGSMKKLYRDDLTEQEVTTLVVQALYDAADDDSATGGPDVARRIYPIVTVITDEGFRRLTDEEGAEIARSILERRLEQPDGPRAPLL; translated from the coding sequence GTGGAAGCCAACCCTCGTAGCACCGGGCGACTGCCGGCCGCCTTCCTGACGCCGGGCTCGTCCTCCTTCATGGACTTCCTGTCGGACCACTCGCCCGAGATCCTGCCGGGCAAGCGTGCGCTGCCGCCCGTGCAGGGTGCGTTCGAGGCGCCGCACGGGACGACGATCGTGGCCGCGACGTTCCCGGGCGGGGTCGTCCTCGCCGGTGACCGCCGGGCGACCATGGGGAACATGATCGCCCAGCGCGACATCGAGAAGGTCTTTCCGGCCGACGAGTACTCGGCAGTCGGTATCGCGGGCACCGCCGGCCTCGCGGTGGAGATGGTCAAGCTGTTCCAGCTCGAGCTGGAACACTTCGAAAAGGTGGAGGGCACCACGCTCTCCCTGGAGGGCAAGGCCAACCGGCTCTCCACCATGATCCGCGGCAATCTCTCCATGGCCATGCAGGGGCTCGCCGTGGTTCCGCTCTTCGCCGGATACGACGTCGACCGTGAGAAGGGCCGCATCTTCTCCTACGACGTCACGGGCGGACGGTCCGAGGAAGCCGGTTACGCCTCGACCGGCTCCGGCTCGATCTTCGCGCGCGGCTCCATGAAGAAGCTGTACCGCGACGATCTGACGGAGCAGGAGGTGACCACCCTGGTCGTGCAGGCGCTGTACGACGCAGCCGACGACGACTCGGCGACGGGCGGCCCCGATGTGGCCCGCCGCATCTATCCGATCGTCACCGTCATCACGGATGAAGGCTTCCGCAGGCTGACCGACGAGGAGGGCGCCGAGATCGCCCGTTCGATCCTCGAGCGGCGTCTGGAGCAGCCCGACGGCCCGCGCGCCCCGCTGCTCTGA
- a CDS encoding MFS transporter: MAAGYAELLGTRHVTRLLTGTLVGRLPNATAAIAVVLFVRAEGGSYSLAGLLSAVYGLATAVGQPLLGRAVDHYGQPRVMLPAAVVSALGMVLFAAVGTDPVPLAVAAVLVSGLFTPPLEGGLRALWPSVLKREDRVHAAYAMDAVAQEVMFTAGPLLITLAVALWSEATALVAVNVLGVLGALSVVVSEPSRTWRSAPREAHWLGALRSKGLLALLGAFFFIGLALGSITVAAVAYADDHGGDAVYGVLMAAIGLGALVGGLVYGARQWPGAPEKRLRIVVGCLALGYLPLMSAPGATAMTALMTLAGVSLAPAIACAFIVVDRHAPRGTVTEAFSWLVTTFGVGAALGTAVAGPAVEVGGVAAGFASAGAGGIAALLVLMATQRVLAAPGDMGSVVAASENDRNGAAEPGFRTGHQA; encoded by the coding sequence ATGGCTGCGGGCTACGCGGAACTCCTCGGCACCAGGCATGTGACGCGGCTGCTGACCGGCACCCTCGTCGGCCGGCTGCCCAATGCGACGGCCGCGATCGCCGTGGTGCTCTTCGTCCGCGCCGAAGGCGGCAGCTACTCCCTCGCCGGGCTGCTCTCGGCCGTCTACGGGCTGGCGACGGCCGTCGGGCAGCCGCTGCTCGGCCGCGCCGTGGACCACTACGGACAACCCCGGGTGATGCTGCCGGCGGCGGTGGTGTCGGCGCTCGGCATGGTGCTGTTCGCGGCGGTGGGGACCGATCCCGTTCCCCTCGCGGTCGCCGCTGTCCTGGTGTCCGGCCTCTTCACGCCGCCGCTGGAAGGTGGGTTGCGTGCCCTGTGGCCCAGTGTTCTGAAGCGGGAGGACCGGGTGCACGCCGCCTATGCCATGGACGCGGTGGCGCAGGAGGTGATGTTCACCGCGGGACCGCTGCTGATCACCCTGGCGGTGGCGCTGTGGTCCGAGGCGACCGCCCTGGTGGCGGTCAACGTACTCGGCGTGCTCGGCGCGCTCTCGGTCGTCGTCTCGGAGCCCTCGCGCACCTGGCGCTCGGCGCCGCGCGAGGCCCACTGGCTGGGGGCACTGCGCTCGAAGGGCCTGCTCGCCCTGCTCGGTGCCTTCTTCTTCATCGGCCTGGCACTCGGCTCGATCACGGTCGCGGCCGTCGCCTATGCCGACGACCACGGCGGCGACGCGGTGTACGGGGTACTGATGGCAGCGATCGGTCTCGGCGCCCTCGTCGGGGGACTGGTGTACGGCGCCCGGCAGTGGCCCGGCGCGCCCGAGAAGCGGCTGCGGATCGTCGTCGGCTGCCTGGCGCTGGGCTATCTGCCACTGATGTCCGCACCGGGTGCGACCGCGATGACCGCCCTGATGACGCTGGCCGGGGTGTCCCTGGCGCCCGCCATCGCCTGTGCCTTCATTGTCGTCGACCGGCACGCTCCGCGCGGCACGGTGACGGAGGCGTTCTCCTGGCTGGTCACCACTTTCGGCGTAGGCGCCGCACTGGGAACGGCCGTTGCGGGGCCGGCCGTGGAAGTCGGTGGTGTGGCCGCGGGGTTCGCCTCGGCGGGTGCCGGAGGAATCGCCGCTCTGCTCGTCCTGATGGCCACCCAGCGGGTCCTCGCAGCTCCCGGCGATATGGGTTCCGTCGTGGCCGCTTCCGAAAATGATCGGAACGGGGCAGCCGAACCCGGTTTCAGGACAGGCCATCAGGCGTAA
- the pafA gene encoding Pup--protein ligase yields the protein MDRRIFGLENEYGVTCTFRGQRRLSPDEVARYLFRRVVSWGRSSNVFLRNGARLYLDVGSHPEYATPECDNVAELVTHDKAGERILEGLLVDAERRLHEEGIAGDVYLFKNNTDSAGNSYGCHENYLVARHGEFSRLADILIPFLVTRQLLCGAGKVLQTPRGAVYCVSQRAEHIWEGVSSATTRSRPIINTRDEPHADAERYRRLHVIVGDSNMSETTMMLKVGATDLVLRMIEAGTVMRDLTLENPIRAIREVSHDITGRRKVRLASGREASALEVQREYYDKAVDFVERRGIRTGQVEQVLELWGRTLDAIESEELDRIGTEIDWVMKYQLIERYRDKHNMTMSNPRVAQIDLAYHDIHRRRGLYYLLEKRGQAARICNDLKIFEGKSVPPQTTRARLRGDFIRRAQEQRRDFTVDWVHLKLNDQAQRTVLCKDPFRSVDDRVEKLIAGM from the coding sequence ATGGACCGCCGCATTTTCGGGCTGGAGAACGAGTACGGCGTCACGTGCACATTCAGGGGACAGCGCCGACTGTCCCCTGACGAAGTGGCGCGCTACCTCTTCCGCCGTGTTGTGTCATGGGGCCGCAGCAGCAATGTCTTCCTGCGGAACGGCGCCCGCCTCTACCTCGACGTGGGATCGCATCCGGAATACGCAACTCCCGAGTGCGACAACGTGGCTGAACTGGTCACCCACGACAAGGCCGGCGAGCGCATTCTCGAAGGCCTGCTCGTCGATGCCGAACGCCGCCTGCACGAGGAGGGAATCGCGGGCGACGTCTATCTCTTCAAGAACAACACCGACTCGGCGGGAAACTCCTACGGCTGCCACGAGAACTATCTCGTCGCCCGCCACGGAGAGTTCTCCCGGCTCGCGGACATTCTCATTCCGTTCCTCGTCACCCGCCAATTGCTCTGCGGTGCCGGCAAGGTGCTGCAGACTCCGCGCGGAGCGGTCTACTGCGTGAGCCAGCGTGCGGAGCACATCTGGGAAGGTGTCAGTTCCGCCACCACCCGCTCCCGTCCGATCATCAACACCCGCGACGAGCCGCATGCGGACGCCGAGCGCTACCGCAGGCTGCATGTCATCGTCGGCGACTCGAACATGTCCGAGACGACCATGATGCTCAAGGTCGGCGCCACCGACCTGGTGCTGCGCATGATCGAGGCCGGCACGGTGATGCGCGATCTGACCCTGGAGAACCCGATCAGGGCCATCCGCGAGGTCAGCCATGACATCACCGGCCGCCGCAAGGTGCGGCTCGCCAGCGGTCGTGAGGCGTCGGCGCTCGAAGTGCAGCGCGAGTACTACGACAAGGCCGTGGACTTCGTGGAGCGCCGCGGCATCCGTACCGGCCAGGTCGAGCAGGTGCTGGAGCTCTGGGGCCGCACGCTCGACGCGATCGAGTCCGAGGAACTCGACCGGATCGGAACCGAGATCGACTGGGTGATGAAATACCAGCTCATCGAGCGGTACCGGGACAAGCACAACATGACCATGTCGAATCCGCGGGTCGCCCAGATAGACCTCGCGTACCACGACATCCACCGCAGGCGCGGGCTGTACTACCTGTTGGAGAAGCGGGGGCAGGCCGCCAGGATCTGCAACGACCTGAAGATCTTCGAGGGCAAGTCGGTGCCCCCGCAGACCACCAGGGCGCGGCTGCGCGGTGATTTCATCCGCCGCGCACAGGAGCAGCGGCGGGACTTCACCGTCGACTGGGTGCATCTCAAGCTCAATGACCAGGCGCAGCGCACCGTGCTCTGCAAGGACCCGTTCAGGTCGGTCGACGACAGGGTGGAGAAGCTCATCGCCGGGATGTGA
- a CDS encoding ubiquitin-like protein Pup, whose product MATKDTGGGQQKATRSTEETEEQAPEAQGSEDLKERQEKLSDDVDSVLDEIDDVLEENAEDFVRSFVQKGGE is encoded by the coding sequence ATGGCGACCAAGGACACCGGCGGCGGACAGCAGAAGGCGACGCGCAGCACCGAGGAGACCGAGGAGCAGGCGCCGGAGGCGCAGGGCTCGGAGGACCTCAAGGAGCGCCAGGAGAAGCTCTCGGACGACGTCGACTCGGTTCTCGACGAGATCGACGACGTGCTCGAGGAGAACGCCGAGGACTTCGTTCGGTCATTTGTCCAAAAGGGCGGCGAGTAA
- the prcA gene encoding proteasome subunit alpha: MSTPFYVSPQQAMADRAEYARKGIARGRSLVVLQYADGIVFVGENPSRALHKFSEIYDRIGFAAAGKYNEYENLRIGGVRYADLRGYTYDRDDVTARGLANVYAQTLGTIFSSAAEKPYEVELVVAEVGADPEGDQIYRLPHDGSIVDEHGSVAVGGNAETISTFLDQRHRDGMTLAEALKLAVQALSRDTNGGEREIPAERLEVAVLDRTRPQKRKFKRIVGRQLSRLLAADDAAVTETDAPSDEEEEE, translated from the coding sequence GTGTCGACGCCGTTCTATGTCTCACCTCAGCAGGCCATGGCGGACCGGGCGGAATACGCCCGGAAAGGCATCGCCCGTGGTCGCAGCCTGGTTGTGCTGCAGTATGCCGACGGCATTGTGTTCGTCGGCGAGAACCCGTCCCGTGCGCTGCACAAGTTCAGCGAGATCTACGACCGGATCGGCTTCGCGGCCGCCGGCAAGTACAACGAGTACGAGAATCTGCGGATCGGCGGAGTGCGCTACGCGGATCTGCGCGGATACACCTATGACCGTGACGATGTGACGGCGCGTGGCCTCGCCAACGTCTACGCGCAGACCCTCGGCACGATCTTCTCCAGCGCGGCCGAGAAGCCGTACGAGGTGGAGCTTGTCGTGGCCGAGGTGGGCGCCGATCCGGAAGGCGACCAGATCTACCGGCTGCCGCACGACGGCTCGATCGTGGACGAACACGGTTCGGTCGCGGTCGGCGGCAACGCCGAGACCATCAGTACCTTCCTCGACCAGCGGCACCGCGACGGTATGACTCTCGCCGAGGCGCTGAAGCTGGCCGTACAGGCCCTCTCGCGGGACACCAACGGGGGCGAGCGGGAAATCCCCGCCGAGCGACTGGAAGTGGCCGTGCTGGACCGCACGCGGCCCCAGAAGCGGAAGTTCAAGCGCATCGTGGGCCGTCAGCTGTCCCGGCTGCTGGCCGCGGACGACGCGGCTGTCACCGAGACCGACGCCCCGTCCGACGAGGAAGAAGAGGAGTAG
- a CDS encoding LacI family DNA-binding transcriptional regulator: MARAAGVSQATVSLVLGDKWRGRVSERTAGLVRDAAGQLGYRPNIAARNLRLGSTRTVLLVVPALTNEFFARVYTGAAATAAEHGFGVVLYPSPEGVGPARDPFASARTALDGVIASSMAVGALTAIQGSELPLVMLDSDPAQPGAAAHVNLDIADGMRQVTGHLLALGHRRFLHLAPDVDSWTFDVRAEALRAALRGTEVRTVAAALNVDAARRAAERALSGPEPRPTAVICDDDILAAGACKAARRLGLRVPEDLSVTGFDDLALATAVEPELTTVALPAEDIGRRGMTALLAVLDGRQPENGDLPVALLVRGSTAPPPG, from the coding sequence GTGGCGCGCGCCGCCGGTGTGTCGCAGGCCACCGTCTCCCTGGTGCTGGGCGACAAATGGCGCGGCCGGGTGTCCGAGCGCACCGCGGGGCTGGTCCGGGACGCGGCCGGCCAGCTGGGCTACCGGCCCAATATCGCGGCCCGCAACCTGCGACTGGGCAGCACGCGTACCGTGCTGCTCGTCGTCCCGGCGCTCACCAACGAGTTCTTCGCCAGGGTGTACACGGGGGCCGCCGCGACCGCAGCGGAACACGGCTTCGGGGTGGTCCTCTACCCGTCACCCGAGGGGGTGGGGCCGGCCAGGGACCCCTTCGCCTCGGCCCGGACCGCGCTGGACGGAGTCATCGCCTCCTCCATGGCGGTCGGCGCACTGACCGCCATCCAGGGTTCCGAGCTGCCCCTGGTGATGCTCGACAGCGATCCGGCCCAGCCCGGAGCCGCCGCCCACGTGAATCTGGACATCGCGGACGGGATGCGCCAGGTGACGGGCCATCTGCTCGCCCTCGGGCACCGCCGGTTCCTGCACCTCGCGCCGGACGTCGACTCCTGGACCTTCGATGTACGCGCCGAAGCGTTGCGCGCCGCCCTGCGCGGCACGGAGGTGCGTACGGTCGCAGCGGCGCTGAACGTCGATGCCGCACGGCGGGCCGCGGAACGCGCGCTCAGCGGCCCGGAGCCCCGCCCCACCGCGGTGATCTGTGACGACGACATCCTCGCCGCCGGTGCCTGCAAGGCCGCCCGGCGGCTCGGGCTGCGGGTGCCCGAGGATCTCTCCGTCACCGGGTTCGACGACCTCGCGCTCGCCACCGCCGTGGAACCGGAGCTCACCACGGTGGCGCTGCCTGCCGAGGACATCGGCCGCCGCGGTATGACGGCGCTGCTCGCCGTACTGGACGGCAGGCAGCCGGAGAACGGCGATCTGCCGGTCGCACTCCTGGTCCGCGGCTCGACGGCGCCACCGCCCGGGTGA
- a CDS encoding helix-turn-helix transcriptional regulator → MAIAKAERLMNLALCLLGTRRPLSKRELRGSIEAYLDAGSDEAFNRMFERDKDDLRELGLVIETVENLDGDAGYLARRDSNRLPPVALDAEEAAALGLAAKVWQQARLAGAASGALQKLRAAGMPEAEDPYAAQHSALEPRIPVHEAAFEPLMLACRDRRPVVFDYRKANAARPESRQVEPWTLECWRGHWYLAGWDRERGAERVFRLSRITGRVRSRSGPFTAGVPDVVTVRETVETWAGETATRTALIKLRTGAGYPLRSRAARCRELGGGWDELEIPYGHGLDAWLVEFGPDVMVLEPADLRADVVDRLRAVAKD, encoded by the coding sequence ATGGCGATTGCCAAGGCCGAGCGGCTGATGAATCTGGCCCTGTGCCTGCTCGGCACCCGGCGCCCGCTCAGCAAGCGTGAGCTGAGAGGCTCCATCGAGGCCTATCTGGACGCGGGCTCCGACGAGGCCTTCAACCGGATGTTCGAGCGCGACAAGGACGATCTGCGCGAACTCGGCCTGGTCATCGAGACGGTCGAGAACCTCGACGGGGACGCCGGTTATCTGGCCCGCCGTGACAGTAACCGGCTGCCCCCGGTCGCCCTGGACGCCGAGGAGGCCGCCGCCCTCGGTCTCGCCGCCAAGGTCTGGCAGCAGGCCCGGCTGGCCGGTGCGGCCAGCGGCGCGCTGCAGAAGCTGCGCGCGGCCGGTATGCCGGAGGCGGAGGACCCGTACGCGGCTCAGCACAGTGCGCTGGAGCCGCGCATCCCCGTGCATGAGGCAGCCTTCGAGCCGCTGATGCTGGCCTGCCGTGACCGGCGCCCGGTGGTGTTCGACTACCGCAAGGCCAACGCCGCCCGTCCCGAGTCCCGCCAGGTCGAGCCCTGGACCCTGGAGTGCTGGCGGGGCCACTGGTATCTGGCGGGCTGGGACCGGGAGCGCGGCGCCGAACGGGTGTTCAGGCTCTCCCGGATCACCGGACGGGTCCGTTCCCGTTCCGGTCCCTTCACCGCCGGTGTGCCGGATGTGGTGACCGTCCGCGAGACCGTGGAGACCTGGGCGGGGGAGACCGCGACCCGTACGGCGCTGATCAAACTGCGTACCGGGGCCGGCTACCCGCTGCGCTCACGGGCCGCCCGCTGCCGGGAACTCGGTGGGGGATGGGACGAGTTGGAGATTCCGTACGGTCATGGTCTGGACGCCTGGCTCGTGGAGTTCGGCCCCGATGTGATGGTGCTGGAACCCGCTGACCTGCGGGCCGATGTGGTGGACCGGCTGCGCGCCGTGGCCAAGGACTGA
- a CDS encoding FKBP-type peptidyl-prolyl cis-trans isomerase — protein MSIEKPEIDFPGGEPPADLEIKDIWEGEGAVAKAGDTVKVHYVGVAFSTGEEFDASWNRGTPLQFQLGVGQVISGWDQGVQGMKVGGRRQLTIPAHLAYGDRGAGDRIKSGETLIFVCDLVAV, from the coding sequence GTGAGCATCGAGAAGCCCGAGATCGACTTCCCGGGCGGCGAGCCGCCGGCCGACCTGGAGATCAAGGACATCTGGGAGGGCGAAGGCGCCGTGGCCAAGGCCGGTGACACGGTCAAGGTCCACTACGTCGGTGTGGCCTTCTCCACCGGCGAGGAGTTCGACGCGAGCTGGAACCGCGGCACTCCGCTGCAGTTTCAGCTGGGTGTCGGTCAGGTCATCTCCGGTTGGGACCAGGGCGTGCAGGGCATGAAGGTCGGCGGCCGCCGCCAGCTGACCATCCCCGCGCACCTCGCCTACGGCGACCGCGGTGCGGGCGACCGCATCAAGTCGGGCGAGACGCTGATCTTCGTCTGCGACCTGGTCGCGGTCTGA
- the dop gene encoding depupylase/deamidase Dop: MTVRRVMGIETEYGISVPGHPNANAMLTSSQIVNAYAAAMHRARRARWDFEEENPLRDARGFDLARDTADSSQLTDEDIGLANVILTNGARLYVDHAHPEYSSPEITNPLDAVLWDKAGERIMAEAAELAAQVPGALPIHLYKNNTDNKGASYGTHENYLMKRETPFSDIVRHLTPFFVSRQVVTGAGRVGIGQDGHEHGFQISQRADYFEVEVGLETTLKRPIINTRDEPHSDAEKYRRLHVIIGDANLSEISTYLKLGTTSLVLAMIEDGFINVDLAVDQPVRTLHQVSHDPTLRQLVTLRSGRTLTAVQLQMEYFELARKYVEERYGVDADDQTKDVLGRWEDVLNRLETDPMSLSGELDWITKREILEGYRRRDNVEWDAARLHLVDLQYADVRPEKGLYNRLVARNRMKRILDEPAVMRARTNPPEDTRAYFRGRCLEQYADDVAAASWDSVIFDLPGRDTLQRVPTLEPLRGTRNHVKELLDRCRTAEDLVRVLSGG, translated from the coding sequence ATGACCGTACGGCGAGTAATGGGCATCGAGACGGAGTACGGCATCTCCGTCCCGGGTCACCCGAACGCCAATGCCATGCTCACCTCGTCCCAGATCGTCAACGCCTACGCGGCGGCGATGCACCGGGCCCGGCGGGCCCGCTGGGATTTCGAGGAGGAGAATCCGCTGCGGGACGCGCGAGGCTTCGACCTCGCCCGTGACACCGCCGACAGCAGCCAGCTGACCGACGAGGACATCGGCCTGGCCAACGTCATCCTCACCAACGGTGCGCGCCTCTACGTCGACCACGCCCACCCCGAGTACAGCTCGCCAGAGATCACCAATCCCCTCGACGCGGTCCTCTGGGACAAGGCCGGCGAGCGCATCATGGCGGAGGCCGCCGAGCTGGCGGCGCAGGTTCCCGGCGCCCTGCCGATCCACCTCTACAAGAACAACACGGACAACAAGGGCGCGTCGTACGGCACGCACGAGAACTACCTGATGAAGCGGGAGACGCCGTTCTCGGACATCGTGCGCCATCTGACGCCGTTCTTCGTCTCCCGCCAGGTCGTCACCGGCGCCGGACGGGTCGGTATCGGCCAGGACGGCCACGAGCACGGCTTCCAGATCAGCCAGCGGGCGGACTACTTCGAGGTCGAGGTGGGTCTGGAGACCACGCTCAAGCGGCCGATCATCAACACCAGGGACGAGCCGCACTCGGACGCCGAGAAGTACCGCCGGCTGCACGTGATCATCGGCGACGCGAATCTCTCGGAGATCTCGACCTATCTCAAGCTCGGCACGACGTCCCTGGTGCTCGCGATGATCGAGGACGGCTTCATCAACGTGGACCTGGCCGTCGATCAGCCGGTCCGCACCCTGCACCAGGTCTCCCACGACCCGACCCTGCGGCAGCTGGTCACGCTGCGTAGCGGCCGGACCCTCACCGCAGTACAGCTCCAGATGGAGTACTTCGAGCTGGCCAGGAAGTACGTCGAGGAGCGTTACGGCGTGGACGCGGACGACCAGACCAAGGACGTCCTGGGCCGCTGGGAGGACGTGCTGAACCGCCTGGAGACCGATCCCATGAGCCTCTCGGGCGAGCTCGACTGGATCACCAAGAGGGAGATCCTGGAGGGCTACCGGCGTCGCGACAACGTGGAGTGGGACGCCGCCAGGCTGCATCTGGTGGATCTCCAGTACGCGGACGTCAGGCCCGAGAAGGGCCTGTACAACCGCCTGGTGGCCCGCAACAGGATGAAGCGCATCCTGGACGAGCCGGCGGTCATGAGGGCCCGGACGAACCCTCCTGAGGACACCAGGGCCTATTTCCGCGGCCGCTGCCTCGAGCAGTACGCCGACGACGTGGCCGCCGCGTCCTGGGACTCGGTGATCTTCGATCTTCCCGGCCGGGACACCCTGCAGCGGGTGCCCACGCTGGAGCCGCTGCGGGGGACACGCAACCACGTCAAGGAGCTTCTGGACCGGTGCCGCACCGCGGAGGACCTGGTCCGGGTGCTCTCCGGAGGCTGA
- the tatA gene encoding Sec-independent protein translocase subunit TatA, translated as MFGRLGAPEIILILVVIVLLFGAKKLPDMARSLGKSARILKSEAKAMKSDGQQPAPADPPHDTTAQTDVPRTIQAAPGDVTSARPVTEPSDSTKR; from the coding sequence ATGTTCGGAAGGCTCGGCGCACCCGAGATCATCCTGATCCTCGTCGTCATCGTCCTGCTGTTCGGCGCGAAGAAGCTTCCGGACATGGCCCGTTCGCTGGGCAAGTCCGCTCGTATCCTCAAGAGCGAGGCCAAGGCCATGAAGTCGGACGGCCAGCAGCCCGCCCCGGCGGACCCGCCGCACGACACCACGGCCCAGACCGACGTCCCGCGCACCATCCAGGCCGCTCCCGGAGACGTGACCAGCGCACGCCCGGTGACCGAGCCTTCCGACTCGACCAAGCGCTGA
- a CDS encoding helix-turn-helix transcriptional regulator, with the protein MATNAIDQTRRMLSLVTYLRERPGARVGDVARAFGITEDELISDLDVLPMCGTSFRGGDLLDIDTDGESIWWHNPDDVAEPLRLAADEATALLVAARAVSTLPGLREGDRQALLRATAKLEAAAGEAAGASSRLSVTFESEGGVFADVDRAISERRRLWLRYYSPARDELTEREVDPIRLFAVGHTYMEAWCYLSEARRTFRLDRVAEIKLLDEPSAPPELELRDLSEGLVQPAAEDPEVVVEVGPGGRWVAEYYPHDIAEELGDGGLRITLRTPEPASLRRLALRLGGDGRIVSPQGLAESARLAAREALAAYEGQG; encoded by the coding sequence GTGGCTACGAACGCGATCGACCAGACCCGCCGGATGCTGTCACTCGTGACCTATCTGCGGGAGCGCCCGGGGGCGCGTGTCGGGGATGTGGCGAGGGCCTTCGGCATCACGGAGGACGAGCTCATCTCGGACCTCGACGTGCTTCCGATGTGCGGGACGAGCTTCCGCGGCGGCGATCTCCTGGACATCGACACCGACGGCGAGTCCATCTGGTGGCACAACCCCGACGATGTCGCGGAGCCGCTGCGGCTGGCCGCCGACGAAGCCACCGCCCTGCTGGTGGCCGCCCGCGCCGTCTCGACCCTGCCGGGGCTGCGCGAGGGCGACCGGCAGGCGCTGCTGCGGGCCACCGCGAAGCTGGAGGCCGCCGCCGGTGAGGCGGCGGGCGCCAGTTCCCGTCTCTCGGTGACCTTCGAGTCCGAGGGCGGTGTGTTCGCCGACGTCGACCGGGCCATCTCCGAACGGCGCAGGCTCTGGCTGCGGTACTACTCACCGGCCCGCGACGAGCTCACCGAGCGTGAGGTCGACCCGATCCGGCTGTTTGCCGTGGGCCACACGTATATGGAGGCCTGGTGCTACCTCTCCGAGGCGAGACGGACCTTCCGTCTCGACCGGGTCGCCGAGATCAAGCTGCTCGACGAGCCGTCGGCGCCGCCGGAGCTCGAACTGCGTGATCTCTCGGAAGGGCTCGTCCAGCCCGCGGCCGAGGATCCCGAGGTCGTGGTGGAGGTGGGCCCGGGCGGGCGCTGGGTCGCCGAGTACTACCCGCACGACATCGCCGAAGAACTGGGTGACGGCGGTCTGCGGATCACCCTGCGCACGCCGGAGCCGGCATCCCTGCGCAGGCTGGCGCTGCGACTGGGCGGCGACGGGCGCATCGTGTCGCCGCAGGGGCTGGCGGAGAGCGCACGGCTCGCGGCCCGTGAGGCGCTCGCGGCCTATGAAGGGCAGGGATAG